Proteins co-encoded in one Mycobacterium mantenii genomic window:
- a CDS encoding diguanylate cyclase domain-containing protein yields MKRWAVYPWRRSGVPARAAWPLAAAYGVAALLLLLSSFRGWHGPDGTRPVNEFVVAVCLLIAAICAAGAARRTSGRQRCGWVALVTALLGWATGEVIWAVYEVRPEFEHAAHPQVAEIVLLLWPVGAMTSLVLLSKLSRHSPRRLLLDGLIVATSLFVIAWVFVVETQLREHTFARLTTLVEVFADIVQLTAAILMLSRARPGERPSRSLVAAGIATISIADLVVVFHAGIGSYHTGDVADLIRVVGLAALALAARAAVHEHPVPASPDEIEFRARLWLPYLPLVVASAVGWVHAAGNAATHEPVLGALGILVAAVLARQFVVLVENQNLLSEVAREAFRDHLTGLANRALFLHRLDQAVARRHPDGTPVAVLCLDLDNFKSVNDALGHPAGDELLVRVAGRLTAALGEQGTIARLGGDEFAAVIEASVEESQAAAHRILDAFTGAIVIDGIPITVRPSIGFTVATGAANCTVDQLLRHADLAMYAAKREGGQCIRSFMPDLPLPYAFPPAPGSNRASVATHAVSSGDGEAAQDPPPVPDVTTTAPGPPEEAPDASWPPRNVRAAIALLAIGVVAFTVSSVVHPNAGHGILSAAALYTALTVVAAGLIALRAYRVAVDRLAWALIAAGMACAAVGDVVYALWVPNGRSPSVADPEYLAYYPFVYAGLLLLMRARLKRLPVPIQLDSFICVLTLAAVATALTSGPIRAAAVRAPATVWVGLAYPWSDLVLLALAAGMLPILGWRNEIRWALLVAGLVLFAVADAAYLFQTSAGLYRTGSVLDACWAASSLLIAMAAWARSSSITPAARGRYGPYVTPVASATVALGVIVLAHHSRLAATLAALSLVVAAGRFALTFRDVSLLETNGKLAMTDELTALPNRRSLATALTGLPASPPPGTPSMPGRSQQRRALLLLSLSDFREITDSIGSQFGDELLCHIANRLAGCVRRDDLLARVGDDQFAVLLSDGANLTAAGASAGRLLEALAEPIALDPITVQVEARIAIALYPDHCDSPQELLERAETAMAHAKSARSRIAVYDSSFEVYRDNDPSLIEELRTALFDTDELRLHYQPKIDGRDGSVHSVEAVLRWQHPSRGTLLPEEFLSVAERAGLMRKISNRTLSMALAQVRSWREQGMPLTVAVNLSTTNLLDIELVGTVERLLADYGLPAEALILEITESALVDSVRSRNTVAALQDLGIRISLDDYGTGWSSLARLQEVSVDELKLDRIFVARLAHDARSVAIVRSTVALASNLGADLVAEGVENEATLDALRRYGCNITQGFVHSPPLPPDDLRDWIASHTPNPQPNGLS; encoded by the coding sequence ATGAAACGCTGGGCGGTATATCCGTGGCGTCGGTCCGGGGTGCCCGCGCGCGCGGCCTGGCCGCTCGCCGCCGCCTACGGCGTTGCCGCGTTGTTGCTGCTGCTGTCGTCGTTCCGGGGATGGCACGGCCCCGATGGGACTCGGCCGGTCAACGAGTTCGTCGTCGCGGTGTGTTTGCTGATCGCGGCGATATGCGCCGCAGGCGCGGCCCGCCGCACGTCCGGACGACAGCGATGCGGCTGGGTGGCGCTCGTGACGGCACTGCTCGGCTGGGCGACCGGAGAGGTCATCTGGGCGGTCTACGAGGTGCGCCCGGAATTCGAGCACGCCGCCCACCCGCAGGTGGCCGAGATCGTGCTGCTGTTGTGGCCGGTCGGCGCCATGACCTCGTTGGTGCTGCTGTCCAAGCTGTCTCGACACAGCCCGCGGCGTCTGCTGCTCGACGGTCTCATCGTGGCGACCTCACTGTTCGTCATCGCTTGGGTGTTCGTGGTCGAAACCCAGCTCCGGGAGCACACCTTCGCGCGGCTGACGACGCTGGTCGAGGTGTTCGCCGACATCGTCCAGCTGACGGCGGCAATCCTGATGTTGTCCCGGGCTCGCCCGGGCGAACGGCCGAGCCGCAGCCTCGTGGCCGCCGGGATCGCGACGATCAGCATTGCCGACCTGGTGGTGGTCTTCCATGCCGGTATCGGCAGCTATCACACCGGCGACGTCGCTGACCTGATCCGGGTGGTCGGACTGGCGGCGTTGGCGCTGGCCGCGCGGGCCGCCGTGCATGAACATCCGGTGCCGGCGTCGCCGGATGAGATCGAGTTCCGGGCGCGGCTGTGGCTGCCCTACCTGCCGCTGGTTGTGGCGTCCGCGGTGGGCTGGGTGCACGCGGCGGGCAATGCGGCGACACACGAACCGGTGCTCGGCGCACTGGGCATACTCGTGGCGGCCGTATTGGCCCGGCAATTTGTCGTGCTCGTCGAGAATCAGAATCTGTTGTCGGAAGTCGCCCGGGAGGCGTTCCGCGACCACCTGACCGGCCTGGCCAATCGGGCTCTTTTCCTGCATCGGCTGGACCAGGCCGTGGCGCGTCGACATCCCGACGGCACGCCGGTCGCGGTGTTGTGTCTGGACCTCGACAACTTCAAGTCGGTCAACGACGCCCTGGGCCATCCCGCCGGCGACGAACTGCTCGTCCGGGTGGCCGGCCGGCTCACCGCCGCGCTGGGGGAACAGGGCACCATCGCGCGGCTCGGTGGCGACGAATTCGCGGCGGTCATCGAGGCTTCGGTCGAAGAATCGCAGGCGGCCGCGCATCGCATCCTCGACGCCTTCACCGGAGCCATCGTGATCGACGGCATTCCGATCACGGTGCGGCCGAGCATCGGATTCACGGTGGCCACCGGCGCGGCGAACTGCACGGTCGATCAGCTGTTGCGCCACGCCGACCTGGCGATGTACGCCGCCAAACGCGAAGGCGGCCAATGCATTCGCAGCTTCATGCCCGACCTGCCGCTGCCGTATGCGTTTCCGCCGGCGCCGGGCTCGAACAGAGCCTCTGTGGCGACCCATGCCGTCAGCAGTGGCGATGGCGAAGCGGCGCAGGATCCACCGCCCGTCCCCGACGTCACGACCACAGCACCGGGACCGCCCGAGGAGGCGCCCGACGCTAGCTGGCCGCCACGGAACGTCCGGGCCGCCATCGCGCTGCTGGCGATCGGAGTGGTCGCCTTCACCGTGTCCAGCGTCGTTCATCCCAACGCGGGGCACGGCATCTTGTCGGCCGCCGCCCTGTACACGGCGCTGACGGTGGTCGCGGCCGGGCTGATTGCCCTTCGCGCGTACCGCGTCGCGGTTGACCGGTTGGCGTGGGCGCTGATCGCCGCGGGCATGGCGTGCGCGGCCGTGGGTGACGTTGTCTATGCCCTATGGGTGCCCAACGGCCGATCCCCGTCGGTGGCCGATCCGGAGTACCTCGCGTATTACCCCTTCGTCTACGCGGGACTGCTGCTGCTCATGCGGGCACGGCTCAAACGGCTGCCGGTCCCGATTCAACTCGACTCCTTCATCTGCGTCTTGACGTTGGCGGCGGTGGCAACGGCATTGACGTCGGGCCCGATCCGGGCGGCGGCGGTACGCGCCCCGGCCACCGTCTGGGTGGGCCTGGCGTATCCGTGGAGTGATCTGGTGCTGCTGGCCCTGGCCGCCGGCATGTTGCCAATCCTTGGATGGCGCAACGAAATTCGCTGGGCGCTGCTGGTGGCCGGCTTGGTCCTGTTCGCGGTCGCGGACGCGGCGTATCTCTTCCAGACGTCCGCCGGACTGTACCGGACCGGTTCGGTGCTGGATGCCTGCTGGGCCGCGTCGTCATTGCTCATCGCGATGGCGGCCTGGGCCAGGTCGTCGTCGATCACACCAGCCGCCCGGGGGCGGTACGGGCCCTACGTCACCCCGGTGGCGTCCGCCACCGTGGCGCTGGGTGTGATTGTGCTGGCACATCATTCGCGACTCGCTGCGACGCTGGCGGCGCTGAGCCTCGTCGTGGCGGCCGGGCGGTTCGCGCTGACCTTCCGGGACGTGAGCCTGCTGGAGACCAACGGCAAACTCGCCATGACCGACGAGTTGACGGCGCTGCCCAACCGGCGCTCACTGGCGACGGCCCTGACCGGGCTGCCCGCTTCGCCGCCACCGGGAACTCCGTCGATGCCGGGCAGGTCACAACAACGTCGGGCGCTGTTGTTGCTGAGCCTGAGCGATTTTCGCGAAATCACCGACTCGATCGGCAGCCAGTTCGGCGACGAGCTGCTGTGCCATATCGCGAATCGCTTGGCCGGCTGCGTTCGTCGTGACGATCTGCTCGCACGGGTGGGCGACGACCAATTCGCCGTGTTGCTGTCGGACGGGGCCAACCTCACCGCTGCCGGCGCTTCGGCGGGTCGGCTGCTCGAAGCCTTGGCTGAACCAATCGCTTTGGACCCCATCACCGTACAGGTGGAGGCGCGCATCGCCATCGCGCTCTATCCCGACCACTGCGACTCTCCGCAAGAACTGTTGGAGCGCGCCGAAACCGCCATGGCGCACGCCAAATCCGCGCGCAGCAGGATCGCGGTCTACGACTCCTCGTTCGAGGTTTACCGCGACAACGACCCCAGCCTCATCGAGGAATTGCGCACCGCGCTGTTCGATACCGACGAGCTGAGATTGCACTATCAGCCCAAGATCGACGGCCGCGACGGCAGCGTCCACAGTGTCGAGGCGGTGCTGCGCTGGCAGCACCCCAGCCGCGGAACCCTGCTGCCCGAGGAGTTTCTGTCCGTCGCCGAACGCGCCGGCCTGATGCGCAAAATCTCCAACCGCACCCTCAGCATGGCTCTCGCACAGGTCCGGTCCTGGCGTGAGCAAGGCATGCCGCTGACCGTCGCGGTCAACCTGTCGACGACCAACCTGCTGGATATCGAACTCGTCGGCACCGTCGAGCGGCTGCTCGCCGATTACGGTCTGCCCGCCGAGGCGCTCATACTCGAGATCACCGAGAGCGCACTGGTGGATTCCGTGCGATCCCGCAACACCGTTGCCGCGCTGCAGGACCTGGGCATCCGCATCTCGCTCGACGACTACGGCACCGGATGGTCGTCATTGGCTCGTCTGCAAGAGGTTTCGGTCGACGAGCTGAAGCTCGACCGAATCTTCGTGGCGCGCCTGGCCCACGACGCGCGGTCGGTCGCAATCGTGCGGTCGACGGTGGCGCTGGCGTCCAACCTGGGCGCCGATCTGGTCGCCGAGGGAGTCGAAAACGAGGCCACCCTGGACGCCCTGCGACGGTATGGCTGCAACATCACCCAGGGTTTCGTACACAGCCCGCCACTGCCGCCCGACGACCTGCGGGACTGGATCGCCAGCCACACACCGAATCCCCAGCCCAACGGGCTGTCGTGA
- a CDS encoding LLM class flavin-dependent oxidoreductase, with translation MRLSVLDLIPVRTDQTTADALAATVQLAQAADRLGFTRYWVAEHHNMPSVGATSPPVVIAYLAAQTSQLRLGSGGVMLPNHAPLAVAEQFALLEAAAPGRIDLGIGRAPGSDPVTSYALRGGRDDRDIENFPEYLDDVAALMSARGVRVPLRSGDYTLKATPAAAGEPRLWLLGSSMYSAQLAAAKGLPYVFAHHFSGNGTEEALQVYRSRFRPSALTAEPLTFLTVNAAVAETREEATALMLPNLQMMARLRTGQPLGPVPLVEEAAVAELTGQQQRIVESGLRRAVLGTPAEAADQIRTLADRLGVDEVMVNPVASARRGTDAHTAPGRVATLELLAKELF, from the coding sequence GTGCGTCTTTCCGTCCTTGATCTCATCCCGGTGCGCACCGACCAGACGACGGCTGATGCGCTGGCGGCCACCGTGCAACTGGCGCAGGCCGCGGATCGGCTCGGGTTCACCCGCTACTGGGTCGCCGAGCACCACAACATGCCGTCGGTGGGTGCCACCAGCCCTCCGGTGGTGATCGCCTACCTGGCCGCACAGACCTCGCAGCTACGACTCGGCTCGGGCGGTGTGATGCTGCCCAATCATGCCCCGCTGGCGGTGGCCGAGCAGTTCGCGCTGCTGGAAGCCGCCGCCCCGGGCCGGATCGACCTCGGCATCGGCCGGGCGCCCGGCTCGGATCCGGTGACCTCATATGCGCTACGCGGCGGCCGGGACGATCGTGACATCGAGAATTTCCCCGAATACCTCGACGACGTGGCGGCGCTGATGAGCGCTCGCGGTGTTAGGGTTCCGTTGCGCTCGGGTGATTACACGCTCAAGGCCACCCCGGCCGCGGCGGGCGAACCGCGCCTGTGGTTGCTGGGCTCGTCGATGTACTCGGCGCAGCTGGCCGCCGCCAAGGGGCTGCCATACGTGTTCGCACATCACTTCTCCGGCAACGGAACCGAAGAGGCGCTGCAGGTCTACCGTTCGCGATTCCGGCCCAGCGCGCTGACCGCCGAGCCGCTGACATTCTTGACGGTGAACGCCGCGGTGGCCGAAACCCGGGAAGAGGCAACGGCATTGATGTTGCCCAACCTGCAGATGATGGCCCGGCTCCGGACCGGGCAGCCGCTCGGGCCGGTGCCGCTGGTCGAGGAGGCCGCGGTCGCCGAGTTGACCGGACAGCAACAGCGGATCGTGGAGAGCGGGCTGCGCCGTGCCGTGCTGGGGACGCCCGCGGAGGCCGCCGACCAGATCCGCACGCTGGCCGACCGGTTAGGGGTGGACGAAGTGATGGTGAACCCGGTGGCCTCGGCCCGCCGCGGCACCGACGCGCACACCGCACCGGGACGGGTCGCGACGCTGGAACTACTGGCCAAGGAGCTGTTCTAA
- a CDS encoding FAD-binding protein translates to MTDVLVSGASVAGATAAFWLGRHGFSVTVVERHQGPRPGGQAIDVRGPALTVLERMGLLAAAQKRKTQIQGSSVVDRDGNELSRDTESTPTGGRIESPDIELLRDDLLELLYGASQWTTEYLFGDTITAIQDDGAAVRVTFERAAPRSFDLVIGADGLHSNVRRLVFGPEENFIERLGTHAAIFTVPNFLDLDYWQRWHYGDATMVGVYSARNNSEARAMVGFMDADLRIDYRDTQAQLAELERRMAGDGWVRPQLLGYMRTAPDFYFDEMSQIKMDRWSRGRVALVGDAGYCCSPLSGQGTSVALLGTYVLAGELKEATKDGVVDHELGFANYHREFSDYVKRNQWLVVDNIPGGAPIPQEVFDRIVTSITLKDY, encoded by the coding sequence GTGACCGACGTTTTGGTGTCCGGCGCCAGCGTGGCGGGTGCGACAGCTGCGTTTTGGCTTGGGCGGCATGGCTTTTCGGTGACCGTGGTCGAGCGCCATCAGGGGCCGCGACCGGGTGGTCAGGCGATCGACGTGCGGGGACCGGCGCTGACGGTGCTCGAACGCATGGGGCTGTTGGCCGCCGCTCAGAAGCGCAAGACGCAAATCCAGGGCTCCTCCGTCGTCGACCGTGACGGCAACGAATTATCCCGGGACACCGAATCGACGCCAACCGGTGGGCGCATCGAGAGTCCCGACATCGAACTGCTGCGCGACGACTTGCTCGAATTGCTTTACGGCGCAAGCCAATGGACCACCGAGTACCTCTTCGGCGACACCATCACCGCCATACAGGACGATGGCGCTGCAGTCCGCGTCACCTTTGAGCGTGCTGCGCCGCGCAGTTTCGACCTCGTGATCGGCGCCGATGGGCTGCACTCCAATGTGCGGCGCTTGGTTTTCGGGCCGGAAGAGAATTTCATCGAGCGGCTGGGCACGCACGCGGCGATCTTCACCGTGCCCAACTTCCTCGACCTGGACTACTGGCAGCGGTGGCACTACGGCGACGCCACCATGGTCGGTGTCTACAGCGCGCGCAACAACTCCGAGGCCCGGGCCATGGTGGGTTTCATGGATGCCGATCTGCGGATCGACTACCGCGACACCCAGGCGCAATTGGCCGAACTGGAACGGCGGATGGCCGGCGACGGCTGGGTCCGCCCGCAACTGCTGGGGTACATGCGGACCGCGCCGGACTTCTACTTCGACGAGATGTCGCAGATCAAGATGGACCGCTGGTCGCGGGGCCGGGTGGCGCTGGTCGGTGACGCCGGGTACTGCTGCTCGCCCCTGTCCGGCCAGGGGACCAGCGTCGCGCTGCTGGGCACCTACGTGCTGGCCGGGGAGCTGAAGGAGGCCACGAAGGACGGTGTGGTCGATCACGAGCTCGGCTTCGCCAACTATCACCGCGAGTTCAGCGACTACGTCAAGCGCAACCAATGGTTGGTCGTGGACAACATCCCCGGCGGTGCGCCGATACCGCAAGAGGTGTTCGACCGTATCGTCACCTCGATCACCCTCAAGGACTACTGA